The proteins below come from a single Pseudarthrobacter sp. SSS035 genomic window:
- a CDS encoding aldehyde dehydrogenase (NADP(+)) — protein sequence MTLTGHSLIAGQPVVGSGRTAFGFNPATNEALEPAYTLITEDQLTTATSAAAAAYPSFSALDPETHAGFLEAIAGNIEAIGDELIIRAGQETGLPTARLTGERARTTGQLRLFANVVRQGDFRGVRIDPALPERTPLPRADIRQRQIPLGPVAVFGASNFPLAFSTAGGDTASALAAGCPVVFKAHNAHPGTSELVGQAIAKAVADAGLHPGVFSLIYGPGASIGQALVADPAIKAVGFTGSQSAGIALIRTAAARPEPIPVYAEMSSLNPVFVFDGALKGDVDALAQQYVTAVTGSSGQLCTSPGLLFAPEGELGDKLAAAVGRAVSACAGQTMLTEGIAGSWNAGAEALGSADGVTVVGQGTEGPTKNAPAPTIFGTGVKEFVANHVLHAEIFGAASLVIRYGSVHELIAATNRLEGQLTASLQLTEEDYPTAAQLLPALEQKVGRIIVNGWPTGVEVGHAMVHGGPFPATSDARTTSVGTLAINRFLRPVAYQNLPQELLPAALRDTNPWQLNRRIDGTVEAAADAKDKVNA from the coding sequence GTGACACTCACCGGACATTCCCTGATCGCCGGCCAGCCCGTCGTCGGCAGCGGCAGGACCGCCTTCGGCTTCAACCCCGCCACCAACGAGGCGCTCGAACCCGCGTACACGCTGATCACCGAAGACCAGCTGACGACGGCGACCTCCGCCGCCGCCGCCGCCTACCCCTCCTTCAGTGCCCTGGACCCCGAGACGCACGCCGGCTTCCTTGAAGCCATCGCCGGGAACATCGAGGCCATCGGCGATGAACTGATCATCCGCGCGGGCCAGGAAACCGGGCTGCCCACCGCCCGGCTGACCGGTGAACGGGCCCGCACCACCGGGCAGCTCCGCCTGTTCGCGAACGTGGTCCGCCAGGGTGACTTCCGCGGCGTCCGCATCGATCCGGCCCTGCCGGAGCGCACTCCCCTGCCCCGCGCGGACATCCGCCAGCGCCAGATCCCGCTGGGTCCCGTGGCGGTGTTCGGTGCCAGCAACTTCCCGCTCGCGTTCTCGACGGCGGGCGGAGACACCGCCTCCGCCCTCGCCGCCGGCTGCCCGGTGGTCTTCAAGGCCCACAACGCCCACCCCGGGACCAGCGAACTCGTGGGACAGGCCATCGCCAAGGCCGTTGCGGACGCAGGGTTGCACCCCGGCGTCTTCTCCCTGATCTACGGACCCGGCGCCAGCATCGGCCAGGCCCTGGTAGCCGATCCCGCCATTAAGGCAGTGGGCTTCACCGGCTCCCAGAGTGCCGGGATCGCCCTGATACGGACCGCCGCCGCCCGGCCGGAACCCATCCCGGTGTACGCGGAAATGTCCTCGCTGAACCCGGTGTTTGTGTTCGACGGCGCCCTCAAGGGTGACGTTGACGCGCTGGCACAGCAGTACGTCACCGCCGTCACCGGCAGCTCAGGCCAACTCTGCACCTCCCCCGGCCTGCTGTTCGCCCCCGAAGGCGAGCTGGGCGACAAACTCGCAGCCGCCGTCGGCCGCGCCGTCTCCGCCTGCGCCGGCCAGACGATGCTCACCGAGGGAATCGCCGGATCCTGGAACGCCGGAGCCGAAGCCCTCGGTTCCGCGGACGGCGTCACCGTCGTCGGACAGGGCACTGAGGGTCCCACCAAAAACGCGCCCGCCCCGACGATCTTCGGGACCGGCGTCAAGGAATTCGTTGCCAACCACGTGCTGCACGCCGAAATCTTCGGCGCCGCGTCCCTGGTGATCCGCTACGGCTCGGTGCACGAACTGATTGCCGCCACCAACCGGCTGGAAGGCCAGCTCACCGCCTCCCTGCAGCTCACCGAAGAGGACTACCCGACGGCGGCGCAATTGCTCCCCGCCCTCGAGCAGAAGGTGGGCCGCATCATCGTCAACGGCTGGCCCACCGGCGTCGAAGTGGGCCACGCCATGGTCCACGGCGGACCGTTCCCCGCCACCTCGGACGCCCGCACCACCTCGGTGGGCACGCTGGCCATCAACCGTTTCCTCCGGCCGGTCGCCTACCAGAACCTGCCCCAGGAACTGCTGCCGGCCGCGCTCCGGGACACCAACCCCTGGCAGCTGAACCGCCGCATCGACGGCACCGTTGAAGCCGCAGCCGATGCAAAAGATAAGGTCAACGCATGA
- a CDS encoding enolase C-terminal domain-like protein gives MSNQPTIARVEVVPVAGHDSMLMNLSGAHGPFFTRNVVIVTDSDGRTGLGEVPGGEKIKTTIEEAGTLITGQPVARFRSLLREIAAEFADRDAGGRGLQTFDLRTTVHAVTAVESALLDLHGQFLGVPVAELLGDGQQRTSVPMLGYLFFVGDQARTDLPYLVEETPSDRWEKLRRQEAMTPEAVVALAEAAHERYGFTDFKLKGGVLSGDDEVDVVTALHARFPDARVTLDPNGGWLLEEAIRLGKRMQGVVAYAEDPCGAEGRFSGREVMAEFRRATGLKTATNMIATDWRELSHAIRSNAVDIPLADPHFWTMSGSVRVAQLCNEFGLTWGSHSNNHFDISLAMFTHTGAAAPGEITALDTHWIWQDGQGLTKNPLQIRDGAISVPDAPGLGIELDRDALDKAHELYLQHGLDARDDSIGMQYYVDGWSFDPKRPCLVR, from the coding sequence ATGAGCAACCAGCCCACGATCGCCCGCGTCGAAGTGGTCCCCGTTGCTGGCCACGACAGCATGCTGATGAACCTCAGCGGCGCCCACGGGCCCTTCTTTACCCGCAACGTGGTCATCGTGACAGACTCCGATGGCCGCACCGGCCTGGGCGAGGTTCCCGGCGGCGAGAAGATCAAAACCACCATCGAGGAGGCCGGGACGCTGATCACCGGCCAGCCCGTGGCCCGCTTCCGCTCCCTGCTCCGGGAGATCGCGGCGGAGTTCGCAGACCGCGACGCCGGCGGCCGCGGCCTGCAGACCTTCGACCTCCGCACCACGGTCCACGCCGTCACCGCCGTCGAATCGGCCTTGCTCGACCTGCATGGCCAGTTCCTCGGCGTTCCGGTCGCCGAACTGCTCGGTGACGGGCAGCAGCGCACCTCGGTGCCGATGCTCGGATACCTTTTCTTTGTTGGTGACCAGGCCCGCACAGACCTCCCCTACCTGGTGGAGGAGACGCCGTCGGACCGCTGGGAGAAGCTGCGCCGGCAGGAGGCGATGACTCCGGAGGCAGTTGTGGCCCTGGCCGAGGCCGCCCACGAGCGGTACGGCTTCACTGATTTCAAGCTCAAGGGCGGCGTGCTGTCCGGGGATGACGAAGTTGATGTGGTGACCGCCCTTCACGCGCGCTTCCCGGACGCGCGGGTGACCCTGGACCCGAACGGCGGCTGGCTCCTGGAGGAAGCCATCCGCCTCGGCAAGCGGATGCAGGGTGTGGTGGCGTATGCCGAGGATCCGTGCGGTGCGGAAGGCCGGTTCTCCGGGCGCGAAGTCATGGCGGAGTTCCGCCGCGCCACCGGCCTCAAGACGGCCACCAACATGATCGCCACGGACTGGCGGGAGCTGTCGCACGCCATCCGCAGCAACGCCGTGGACATTCCGCTGGCGGACCCGCATTTCTGGACCATGTCCGGCTCAGTCCGCGTGGCGCAGCTGTGCAACGAGTTCGGACTGACCTGGGGATCGCACTCGAACAACCACTTCGACATCTCACTGGCCATGTTCACGCACACCGGCGCGGCCGCCCCGGGCGAAATCACCGCGCTGGACACGCACTGGATCTGGCAGGACGGGCAGGGGCTCACCAAGAACCCGCTGCAGATCCGCGACGGCGCCATCTCGGTGCCCGATGCGCCCGGCCTGGGCATCGAACTGGACCGCGACGCCCTGGACAAGGCGCACGAGCTGTACCTGCAGCACGGCCTCGACGCGCGGGACGACAGCATCGGCATGCAGTATTACGTCGATGGCTGGTCCTTCGACCCGAAGCGGCCCTGCCTGGTCCGCTAG
- a CDS encoding AEC family transporter: MGGVVSGILIVSVVIAVGYFAARLRILGPEVQGALTRTAYYVTNPALLFTVVAGSDIRAALGTDAPLALLSAAIVGLLYWLASFLFFRRPAAETAVGAMASSYANANNIGIPVSLYAVGTAQHVAPVLLVQLLVMAPFYLTVLGLVSGSKISWKKMLLQPLGNPMIIASALGVAVALTGWTAPDLLQKPIDMLAGGAVPMVLLAFGLSLAGRAPLQKDDGRTETLVATFLKIAGMPLIVWVLGRFVFGLEGQHLLASVIMAALPTAQNVFLFASPYGRGMTVARDVILCTTVLSVGALLAVAWLVG, from the coding sequence GTGGGCGGCGTTGTCTCCGGAATCCTGATCGTCTCCGTGGTCATTGCCGTGGGCTATTTCGCGGCCCGGCTGCGGATCCTGGGGCCGGAAGTCCAGGGTGCACTGACCCGCACTGCCTACTACGTCACCAACCCGGCGCTGCTTTTCACGGTGGTTGCCGGCAGCGATATCCGCGCCGCCCTGGGAACCGATGCCCCGCTCGCGCTGCTCTCCGCAGCGATAGTGGGGCTTCTTTATTGGCTGGCGAGTTTCCTGTTCTTCCGGCGTCCGGCGGCGGAGACCGCCGTCGGGGCCATGGCCAGCAGCTACGCGAACGCCAACAACATCGGCATCCCGGTGTCCCTGTACGCCGTGGGAACGGCACAGCACGTGGCACCGGTGCTGCTGGTCCAGCTCCTGGTGATGGCGCCGTTCTACCTGACAGTCCTGGGCCTGGTCTCCGGTTCCAAAATCTCGTGGAAGAAGATGCTGCTGCAGCCGTTGGGCAATCCCATGATCATCGCCTCGGCATTGGGTGTGGCCGTCGCCCTGACCGGCTGGACCGCGCCGGACCTGCTGCAGAAGCCCATCGACATGCTGGCCGGCGGGGCCGTGCCCATGGTCCTGCTGGCCTTCGGCCTTTCCCTCGCCGGCCGCGCCCCGCTGCAGAAGGATGACGGCCGGACGGAAACCCTCGTGGCAACGTTCCTCAAAATCGCCGGGATGCCGCTGATTGTGTGGGTGCTTGGCCGCTTTGTCTTCGGGCTGGAAGGCCAGCATCTCCTGGCCAGCGTGATCATGGCGGCACTTCCCACCGCCCAGAACGTGTTCCTCTTTGCATCCCCCTACGGCCGCGGCATGACCGTGGCCCGCGACGTCATCCTGTGCACCACCGTACTGAGTGTGGGCGCACTCCTGGCCGTCGCCTGGCTGGTTGGGTAG
- a CDS encoding site-specific integrase — protein sequence MAVDLAGRVLDFGAVRFLHPEDHVFTQMLTGWRNQQLSRNLSFGTIEGRERLVTRFQESTNEYPWQWTPAHVDEFFGDLRSVKRAAQSTIRSYQAALRAFCAYAASPEYGWDRVCEQYFGTHPAQVCFDWNTAVHAQATESAPVRRPFTRQELQAFFDRADDEVDRIATLGRKGWLPAYRDAVLFKVAYCWGLRRNEVRHLQTVDFSRNPHAREFGKYGVLQVRYGKAMRGSPPKRRSVLTVFDWSAEIIADWLERGHPHMTDGLDLFPSERGTLVSETALNRRFNRYCQDLGLSPGLDIHSLRRSYVTHLIEAGMDPLFVQHQAGHEHASTTALYTSVSSDYRIKTLRRALDSTVRDALAGMED from the coding sequence GTGGCGGTCGATTTAGCGGGGCGGGTGCTCGACTTCGGCGCTGTGCGTTTCCTTCACCCGGAGGACCACGTGTTCACACAGATGCTCACGGGCTGGCGCAACCAGCAGCTGAGTAGGAACCTGTCGTTTGGCACGATCGAGGGCCGGGAACGGCTGGTGACGCGGTTCCAGGAGTCCACGAACGAGTATCCGTGGCAGTGGACGCCGGCCCACGTGGACGAGTTCTTCGGGGATCTGCGCAGCGTGAAGCGTGCCGCCCAGTCCACAATCCGGAGCTACCAGGCAGCGCTGAGGGCGTTCTGCGCCTATGCGGCGTCGCCTGAGTATGGCTGGGACCGGGTCTGTGAACAGTACTTCGGAACGCACCCTGCACAGGTATGTTTTGACTGGAACACCGCGGTCCATGCGCAGGCGACAGAGTCAGCTCCTGTCCGGCGCCCGTTCACCAGGCAGGAGTTGCAGGCCTTCTTTGACCGAGCCGATGACGAGGTGGACCGGATCGCGACTCTGGGCCGCAAAGGCTGGCTGCCGGCCTACCGCGACGCTGTCCTGTTCAAGGTGGCCTACTGCTGGGGGCTGCGACGCAATGAGGTCAGACACCTGCAGACTGTGGATTTTTCCAGGAACCCCCACGCGCGGGAGTTTGGCAAGTACGGGGTGCTGCAGGTCCGCTATGGCAAGGCCATGCGGGGCTCTCCCCCGAAACGCCGCAGCGTCCTGACAGTGTTTGACTGGTCGGCGGAGATCATCGCCGACTGGCTGGAACGCGGCCACCCGCACATGACCGACGGGCTGGACCTGTTCCCCTCCGAACGCGGCACCCTGGTTTCCGAGACCGCGCTGAACCGCAGGTTCAACCGCTACTGCCAAGACCTGGGCCTCTCCCCCGGCCTGGACATCCACTCGCTGCGCCGCTCCTACGTCACCCACCTGATCGAAGCCGGCATGGACCCCCTGTTCGTCCAGCACCAGGCTGGACACGAACACGCCTCGACCACGGCCCTCTATACCTCCGTCTCCAGCGACTACCGGATCAAAACGCTGCGCCGGGCCCTGGACTCCACCGTCCGGGACGCCCTTGCCGGAATGGAAGACTGA
- a CDS encoding helix-turn-helix transcriptional regulator has protein sequence MKREIDYRWRLAELMAARGMHNSTDLGPLLKERGIELSASQVYRLVTQRPERVSLMMVAALCDIFSCGPEDLVTVIATDAKVRKVASDANVVDLNKTIRPKRARVIRDDG, from the coding sequence ATGAAACGAGAGATCGACTACCGGTGGCGGCTCGCCGAACTCATGGCAGCCCGCGGAATGCACAACAGCACCGACCTGGGCCCGTTGCTGAAGGAACGCGGCATCGAGCTCTCGGCCTCCCAGGTATATCGGCTGGTCACCCAGCGCCCGGAACGTGTCTCGCTGATGATGGTCGCTGCTCTCTGCGATATCTTCTCCTGCGGACCCGAGGACCTGGTCACCGTCATTGCAACAGACGCCAAGGTCCGCAAGGTCGCCTCCGACGCCAACGTCGTGGACCTGAACAAGACCATCCGGCCAAAACGTGCCCGCGTGATCCGCGATGACGGCTGA
- a CDS encoding ATP-binding protein, whose product MSGIDIETKRKLREMGAAPMLEALEAQDETLVLGMAFEERLRLVVDEAHSGFNHAKVEGLIRRAGLRYPGADLRRLDLVDERGLDRNVIAQLGTCSFIERQQNVVFQGFTGSGKSYLGCALAKQACQHRIRAHYVRMPDLEEAWALAKDKPQGQTKFLNKYAAFTLLVIDEWLLDHPDEGMRSMLLELLERRYDTASTVFCTQYAKKDWHQRLGSGVHADAIMDRIVHNTIWVDTGNHNMRQHATMKQ is encoded by the coding sequence GTGAGCGGGATCGATATCGAAACCAAACGCAAGCTCCGTGAGATGGGTGCCGCCCCGATGCTGGAGGCACTCGAGGCCCAGGACGAGACGCTCGTGCTCGGCATGGCCTTCGAGGAACGGCTCCGGCTGGTCGTGGACGAGGCCCACTCCGGGTTCAACCACGCCAAGGTTGAGGGACTGATCCGGCGGGCCGGGCTACGCTACCCGGGCGCGGATCTGCGCCGGCTCGACCTCGTGGACGAGCGTGGTCTGGACCGGAACGTGATCGCCCAGCTCGGCACGTGTTCGTTCATCGAACGGCAGCAGAACGTCGTGTTTCAGGGATTCACCGGATCCGGGAAATCCTACCTGGGGTGCGCGCTGGCCAAGCAGGCCTGCCAGCACCGGATCCGGGCCCACTACGTCCGCATGCCCGACCTTGAGGAAGCCTGGGCACTGGCAAAGGACAAACCACAGGGACAAACCAAATTCCTGAACAAGTACGCGGCCTTCACCCTCCTCGTGATCGACGAATGGCTTCTCGACCACCCCGACGAGGGCATGCGCAGCATGCTCCTGGAACTGCTCGAGCGCCGGTACGACACAGCATCAACCGTGTTCTGCACCCAGTACGCCAAGAAAGACTGGCACCAACGGCTCGGCTCCGGCGTCCACGCCGATGCAATCATGGACCGCATCGTTCACAACACCATCTGGGTCGATACCGGCAACCACAACATGCGCCAACACGCCACCATGAAGCAGTAA